The sequence CCGATTTTCCAGACTTCCTTTTCGCGGAAAGCCGGTATGGTCTGGCGGCGCGCGGCATTGTTCACCGCCGGAGCCGACAGTCCGTTCTGTCTGGCATATTCCGACAGGCGGATGACATTCTCCCCTCTCATGTAGGTCGTTCGCTTGTGCAGTGATTCCAGCAGGGCCAGGGTCAGAATCTTTTCCATGGGTTTTGTTCGGTCTTTTTCGTTGTAATCCCTCAACGCCTGGTAATACACCTGCTTCTCCTTGTTGCGGATGATGATGCGCGGGAAGTCCAGCGCCAGCAACTGGAAGTTGATAATCACCCGCCCCATGCGCCCGTTGCCGTCACAAAACGGATGGATGGTTTCAAAGTCCAGGTGAAATTTGGCGATTTTGTCCAGGAAATAACTGTCCAGGTCGTTTTCATGGACAAAGAGTATCTCTTCCATCATGCGCTCGACATGTTCCGGCGCGGGCGCGATGTGCGGGCCGACTCTGACAAACTCGCCCTTTTGCCGGAAGCGCCCGGCGATGGAGTCGTCAATGCCGCCCATCAGCATATTGTGCAAAAGCAATATGAGTTCGCCGGAAAGCGGTTCGGTCCTGGCCTTGGTGCGCTTATAAGCAATCACCCGCGCCAGATTTTTCGCCTCAAACACTTCGCGCACGGACACATTGCGCGACAACTCCATCTCCAGCAGAATTTTCTCCGTCTCCCGGAGCGTCAGCGTGGAATTCTCAATGGCGTTGGAGTTATAGACATTTTCCGGCGTTTCCGCCTCGTCAATCAATGCCAGCAGGGATTCTTTGCCACCTTTCAAGGCGGCGTATTCCATCCGCAGGGCATTGATTCTTTGCCTGATAGATTGAGAAGTGGCCATCGCCCCATTATATCAATTAACCGAAATATTGAAATATCCGTGAATTGGGTAGTGAAAATGGTGTCTATTAACGGAATATAACTGTTTTTGGTGTTGTTTTGGGGCAAAATGCATGAATTCTTTACATATCTATTGACAATTATTTTTACACGCCTTATGCTGACAGGCGCCATGTTTGAAAAATTTATCCGGCAGCAGCGCACCAGGCGCAACATGACGCAGCAATACCTCGCGTCGGAACTCGGCGTTTCCCGCCCGACCTACATGCAGATTGAGCGCGGGGAGCGGGAACTCACCGTGTCCGAAGCCAGGGCACTGGCGGCGCTTTTTGACATGCCGCTGGAGAATTTTCTTGCGGAAGAGGAACCGAAGCACGATGTAATCATTGAAAAAAAGCCGCCTGAAAAATCAGGCAATCTGCAAATCCGCGTCACGAGAAAAAACCTCGACAAGTTCAGGCAGGTCCTGCTGTATGTTCTGAACAAGGCCGGCGGCAAGCCGAATATCGGCGAAACGGTGCTGCACAAATTGCTCTACTTCATTGATTTCGACTATTACGAGAAGTTCGAGGAAAACCTGATGGGCGCGACCTACATCAAGAGCCGCCGCGGCCCCGTGCCGGTTGAGCTCGGCCCCATCATCAGAGACATGCAGAAACAAGGGGAACTGGAGGCCGTGAAAAGCGAATATTTCAGGTACTCGCAGAAAAAATACCTGCCGCGAAAGCGCCCCGACCTGGACAGGCTGACCGCCCGCGAAATGGATCACATTGACGATGTGCTGGCGCGCCTCTCGGACAAAAACGCCGCAGAAATGGAAAACTACTCGCACGGAGACATTCCGTGGATGTCCGCGCAGGACGGCCAACCGCTTTCCTACGAGAGCGTCTTTTACCGCGATGAAAGATACTCCGTGAGAAACCATGACGATGCGCTTTGATGAACTGCCGGCATTTCAGAAGGAACGAAAGCGACTCGGAAAAAAATACAAATCACTGGCGGACGACCTGCGGGAGTTCCGGAATGTGGTCTCCGTCATTCCCCTCGGCAACAGCAAGCATTTCCATGTCATCACGCAAACCGGGGGCCTGCATATCGTCAAAGCCCGCCTGTTTTGCAGATACCTGAAAGGCTCCTCCCTGCGGGTGATTTACGCCTGGCGGGAGGAAAACCGGCAGATTGAGTTCATCGAGTTGTACGACAAAAAAAGAACAGAAAACGAAGACCGCGACAGAATCAGGGAATATCTGGACAACCACTGATTGAATCAAACCCTACCCCAGTCGCGCCCCAATCACCGCCTTTACCGCCTCCAGTTCCGGCTCCACCGTCCGTATCTCGCCCTGCGCCTGGCGAATCGCCACATCCGGGTCTTTCAGTCCGTGGCCGGTCAGCGTGCAGACGATGCGGCTGCCGGCCTTGATCTTGCCGGCCTCGATATCCTTCATCAGGCCCGCGATTGAAATCGCCGAGGCCGGTTCGCAGAAAATCCCCTCGCGTTCGGCCAGCATCCGCTGCGCCGCCAGAATCTCCTCGTCGGAAAGGCGGTCAAACCAGCCGCCGGATTCCTCGCCCGCCATCAGCGCCATCTCCCAACTCTGCGGATTGCCGATGCGAATCGCGGTCGCGACGGTGTCCGGCTTCTCGACCTTCCTGCCCAGCACAATCGGCGCCGCGCCCGCGGCCTGATAGCCTAACATCCGCGGACGCCGCGTCGCAAACGCCCCGCCGTCGCAGCGGTAGGCATCGCCCAGCGCCTGCTTCGCCTTGTCAACACAGCCGCTCGGCTGCCCGGC comes from Gammaproteobacteria bacterium and encodes:
- a CDS encoding Fic family protein; translated protein: MKGGKESLLALIDEAETPENVYNSNAIENSTLTLRETEKILLEMELSRNVSVREVFEAKNLARVIAYKRTKARTEPLSGELILLLHNMLMGGIDDSIAGRFRQKGEFVRVGPHIAPAPEHVERMMEEILFVHENDLDSYFLDKIAKFHLDFETIHPFCDGNGRMGRVIINFQLLALDFPRIIIRNKEKQVYYQALRDYNEKDRTKPMEKILTLALLESLHKRTTYMRGENVIRLSEYARQNGLSAPAVNNAARRQTIPAFREKEVWKIG
- a CDS encoding DUF4065 domain-containing protein, which produces MFEKFIRQQRTRRNMTQQYLASELGVSRPTYMQIERGERELTVSEARALAALFDMPLENFLAEEEPKHDVIIEKKPPEKSGNLQIRVTRKNLDKFRQVLLYVLNKAGGKPNIGETVLHKLLYFIDFDYYEKFEENLMGATYIKSRRGPVPVELGPIIRDMQKQGELEAVKSEYFRYSQKKYLPRKRPDLDRLTAREMDHIDDVLARLSDKNAAEMENYSHGDIPWMSAQDGQPLSYESVFYRDERYSVRNHDDAL